Genomic window (Procambarus clarkii isolate CNS0578487 chromosome 64, FALCON_Pclarkii_2.0, whole genome shotgun sequence):
tggttcagtaacagggttgttgattttggaaccaattgccgcgtaacgtggtggatgtgggttccgtcgattgtttcaagcgcgggttggacaagtatatgagtgggattgggtggttatagataggagctgcctcgtatgggccaataggccttctgcagttacctttgttctatgttcttatgttatattaactagagggttcagttcctgaaccgattatgtgcctctgtaaccctttacaccatcgTCCACAGGATGGGGAGCATAATAAAGAAAAGAAATGAAATCTATGAtttccttctcctcacctctatcttgcctatttattgtcaAAAACATCAAATTccgtcatcacaatcgacttgagaatggtacaggacggaccgaaactctctagtgtgtggtttggttaacatcAAATCTAACTCTACGTTCTTGCTTAACCGTCAACATTGACACTGGGCCCCACGCGTATCCTGATATCACCACTTGTGCAGTTATCAGGAGGACACCTTCTCACATActgaacctatcataaagaagatggAGACTCaccaatgtccagagtgtggaaaggtaTTCAGTTgtgttggaaatatgaagaaacacatgttagtgcattcaggtgataggccttatgagtgtccagagtgtaggaagagattcaggcgtCTTGGTACAATGAAGATTCACATGcttgtgcattcaggtgacaaaccttttGAGTGTCCAGACtgtggaaagagattcaatcGTCTTGACaaaatgaagactcacatgttagtgcattcaggtgaaaaacctcatgagtgtccagagtgcggGAAGATATTTAATCGGCATGGATATATGAAgaaacacatgttagtgcattcaggtgataaacttcatgagtgtccagagtgtgggaagagattcaaacgtcttggcaatatgaagactcacatgcttgtacattcaggtgacaatccttatgagtgtcctgagtgtgggaagagattcacacGTCTTGactatatgaagactcacaggatgatgCATACAGGtgaaagaccttttgaatgtgccgGGTGTGGCAAACAATTAAGAACACGTGAATCTATAATAAGTCACATGCTTGTACATTCAGGTGACGAACCTTATGAGTGCcctgagtgtgggaagagattcacacGTCTTGgctatatgaagactcacaggatgctgCATACGGGTGACaaaccttatgagtgtccagagtgtgggaaaagattcaaacGTCTTGAATATATGAAGAAACACATAGTAGTGCATTCAGGTGCCAAACCtcatcagtgtccagagtgtggaaagagattcaatcATCTTGTAGGTTTGAAGACTCACAGGTTGGTGCATACAGGTGAAAGACCTTatgaatgtgccgagtgtggcaaaaaatttagaacaCGTGGAGCTATAATACGTCACCTTtttgtgcattcaggtgataaaccttatgagtgtccagagtgtggaaagagattcaatcGTCTTGACTCTatcaagactcacaggatggtgcatacccAGTGAAAGGCGTTTTGAATGTTCCGAGTGTGGCAAACAATTTAGAACACGTGGAGCTATATGGAGCGTCACATGCTTGTGCATTCATATCCTCGTCCTCTATGAGTgtctagagtgtgggaagagattcaagctGCTTAGACATGTGAAGCAGCACAAGATGATACATTCAAGCTATAGGCTGAACACGTCGATTGCGGAAGATAATTGAGAGAATGTTGAGGAATAATGGGGCACATATTAGTAAATTAATTTATCTTTAATACAGTTTAGAAATTGAGCTTCATCATGAAAATATTGTGGTGGTCGTGAAAAATATCTCGATATCAGTTGCATGTCCTTCGGGTGCAATTGTCTCAAGTTTAGTTTGAGAAATGCGCCTCATCATGAAAAGTAAAGATCTAGAGCcatattaatattttcttcttCTATGATAGACACCCTCTTACACCAAGCAAAAGCTAGAGGTGTTAGTGTTGAAGTTAGGTGCTCCTCATAGTGCCAAAGAGAGGTGTTAGTGTACAACAACTCAAGATTGTTCAAAgttaaataaatatttgtatatctTAACAAAGATAACACAAgttttaactgtttttcattcatatattCATGAGTAAGGTTTTTCTGTTTTTGTTCCCCCTAGAACCTTATTTAACATATAATCTTTGTAGTCAGacattttgttgtaatattatctaACATTGGATGTTGAAAGCAGTATGAGATGTATACAAAATTAAACCATTTAATTTGCAGGagaaatataaatttattataatgAAGGAATTAAATGCTTATCAGACTACAATGTAATTTCATGTCTATTATGTGTTttgcttatttatttattatttatttatttatttgtatacaagaaggtatattggatttatttatttatgacttTTACTACTCTTGATTAGAAATCTAAATCACTTGAGAATTATGGTAGCCTAACTGGCAATTATAACTGTTCGAGTTTGATTTTATTAGCCTATCTTTAGCAGTTAGGCTATTTTTCCCTAACTAACAATTATATTTGATTGaatggcagttatattagcctgattTGTAATTATGTCAGCCTGACTTGAAATTACGTGAACCTTACTGGTAATTATGTTAGCCTGAATAGCGATTATGTTCCTGGAAATTCATCCGAgatgtttagtttagttcatttattatgcaccccatacccatcttgtgggcggtagtggaaagggttacagaggcacataatgggctcagggactgaaccccacaattcatttagctaagcaattcacgttacaatcttgatgagctagttacaaaattaaatataagtcgtcacatcaacaatgggttcgagatcgacctcaagtacaggttctaaattaagcaactgacatatgtcagaCACATGTCATAGAGCTGTCAGACATGTCATATTGATCTATGACATATGTCAACTGACATGTCATAGatctgaatgaaacactggcaacgccgcaaccctcgccgatgttggtaaacacagcatccgctcccccccttcaactcacctcgaatctctagctgtagaattcactcaatctatggctccctgtctaaacttcaaacctctccgaagtaatccatggctccagaaactgcacaaccttgtgaaaatgcaatcagaagctattttggccctccaagacacagtcacccgacaacaacataccatagaccgcctccttgaatcgtcgacgaacaacaaccaagaaattctcaacatacaaactgttgcaaatggtgcaatgtatcaaatacgtaagattctggccgaagaaaccctctcagctcaaagtgacctccttcaaaagctggaaaaacagatcaatctccttcagattcaccaggcggcttccgaagatgaccaagagcaacaacaacttcatgactccctgataattagctctactgatctacctgatgaacaacaaggtgaggattgctgtaacatagccaacaccataattaattcaaagatcagtgtcaatgttcaaatcaaatcggctattaggatagataaaaacaatccccgaaacaataggagaatgctcatcaaacttgcaaatccctctgcgaagtttgacctcatacaatcagctgctaagcaaaaaaccaacctctatataaatgagtgtcttacaaagcagcgtggatccctcctctacaggctgcgtcaaattcgcaaacaaaaaacCTGGtcgtatcaagcagtgctacactaggaatggtacgatttttgcgaagaaagaaagtacaggaaaaagatatgaaataaaatgtgaccaacaactcttggccttcttaagtgattgtggtatatctgaaaacctgaacccgaccaatgccagtacttaaaataactctttcagtgcctgagcctaacctaacttaatctaactttgtctaaggtgctgtctctgccctaccatttacctaatgttctcttattcatttaatttcctaaataatccatcaagtctccatgcacttatgcaagcatctacctcagtttcattgtaaaattttactcttaaatctaatcttaccttattccatttatattttaaatttatttgtattgatctatgtcatttattgaaatcaattattgatctcatttttgttcttttaattaagttcatactaattataagttaaaactaagctaataaaatttattatctttaagattattttactttacaattatcatttgtcaaatttttttatatattcagcttgacagtctctactgattttttgttctctccaccaaacttgtgtatcctccatggctatcaagtgaccttaattctacctctaattgtttcaattcttttgtttacttgcatttattgttgtatcttgccataattattctctaatttagcagactcaatactttgtaagctcttattgtattgttatattattatattgttgtgttttgctataattactttctattttacagcagatttgtttttcatctgttcatgtaattgcttatcttattgtattcgtgacattcttatctatattgatatatattatctgtctattgttacttacagtgtacctgagagtacctgtaagcaatctacctcatttttcatttttgctcaatttgtttttgtattgcttagtcttgtttatatttttgttttgtatatatcttgtgttttgtatagtccatgtttatatgttttttctttaatctcgttTATTACGTAGGTTTCCtatcctagccatactcccttactccattgtacccctgtaagccccttttgtgtttgttttgtacagtattgtgtacattttttttcttgttattcctgcaatcagcttttttttatgcagtcaagtatagacccagaacttaacctcttatccactatctatgacaataatcactttaatgatctaaattgcagatattttgcagcacatgatgtaaacaatgtattaactcataatcacaatatctctgtaatcaatttgaacgttagatccctaggtaaacacttcgatgatgttagtgccttgattgaagctattgacaacaaattatcttttattatacttactgaaacatggttgaaagaggatactactcaactcttaaacatgcctaactactcagcaattcacaactgtcgtcaacttcagagaggtggtggcactgctctttactaccaccaagaactaacatgcttaaaataaattagaactagagactgctatggggagtatatcttcgccagcttcagagtcaagggtgccgagtctatcctgtctgtgggtgctgtttatagaattcctaacactgatgtgtccgaattcaactcaaaccttagaaatctaatagtcgataacagactgaacaaaaaccacctaattatcgcaggggactgtaatattgacctctgcgagccagaacaccctactgctgttagcttcctcaactgtatgaattcctgcttcctcatacccttaatcactagacctactagaatcactgatagcactgccacgactctagatcacatctggacaaacataacctctccgcttacttcaggtataatcaccgatagcactacagaccattaccccacatttctcttaactaacattagcaaaccacctcttgagtcaagagagatacattttagactacacaatgaaactgctatagacaattttataactgctactgataatgtcaactgggagtccgagttaggtaacatagaggacatcaacctagcagttcaatcttttcttcaaaaaactcttagcctttataatacccactgtcctatgcttacaaaacaagtcacaaccaaaaggcttaacaatccctggcttacaaagggaatacttaaatctattaataaaaaacatgaccttgagaagaagtataggataggaattgtctccaaagaattctcaaagaattactcattattgctatctaaaaaattagacgagccaaaactaaatactacgaagataaatttacccaaataaagagcaacattaaacaaacttggagaacaatttcacaaatattgggatcaaagaagtctttaaataacaaaccgactctcctgtctaataacgatggtcagctttcagcctctgattctgctattgagttcaataggttcttctcttccattggttcatcccttgctaatgatattccatcttccagtactgacattaaggactatcttacagggaactattcacagtctctgtacctaaagcctattaattccactgacgtcaatgagataatcctttcccttaaaaccaagtctggtgcccttgaggagataccaacattaatctacaaaaaagcctccagatctttagcccctgctattgctttgctcttcaacaagtcacttgaactccaaacctttccagatattctaaaaaaagcgagagtaacgcctgtccacaaatgtggtgatctcacagatgttaacaactacagacctatatcaatcctgccaaacttgtcaaaaaattttgaaaaactaatctataagcagctttactcatatctagccaaactcaatatacttagcccttgccaatatggcttcaggcccaaaaaagcactaacgatgcacttattagtatgcttaacccgattcatacagctcttgatataaatgagttccctgttgggttatttgtggacctgcgtaaagctttcgatactgtcaaccaccaaaaccttcttcttaaattacatcattatggtgtcagaggacactccctacaatacctcaaatcctaccttactgacaggctccaatgtgtttctgtgaataatacaatttctcccaccctacccatcaacattggtgttccccagggcagcatacttggccctctcctctttctcatctacattaatgaccttccaaatgcctcccaacacctcaaaccaattctatttgctgacgacacaaccttcatttactccagtcctgatccccttgctctaaatgccacagtaaatactgagctaaataaagtccatctgtggctaactgccaacaaactcatccttaacattgacaaaactttctatattctgtttggcaataaatcctctaatcaagtaaatctcaaaataaacaatacccaaatttgtaacaaattagatggcaaattccttggcattctcattgaccacaagctgaatttccagggacacattctaaacatatcaaaaaaagtttcaaaaactgtgggcattctttctaagatcagatattatgtaccacgccctgccctggtgactctctattactcccttatctatccatatctcaactatggtgtttgtgcttggggctttactacccaaaatcacttacgtcctctaattactcaacaaaaagctgctattaggacaatatccaattctggccccagacatcactcggtacccctactcaaatctctgaatatgttagacattaagtcactgcatattctctcatgtgtattatacatatataaaacgctaaactataatgccaatcctgatctcaaaagcttcatagaaggttgtaacagaacccatgagcaccacaccagaaataaatacagttttgatattcctagagtacgacttaatcaaaccagaaatgctttacaaatcaaggggcccagaatgtggaatgaccttcccaaccatgttaaagactgtacctctctcaaccagtttaagttaaaaacgaagctatacctaataaattccctgtaacctaccttacccctctgttgtcaacccatgtatgtttttttttttttttttttttcaaatcaacgctgtttgaatgtaattttctgtaataatttgtaattgtatttgtgctgctttttcaacaatgttcccccctcttttacctctatttttatttgtactcaacacattttattctttttacccattagttttaagctttagtcattagtgttttttcctgcccgaaacgctttgcgtaatagtggctttaggcattgtatgtactagctcttatctataaagccaacaaactttgtaaaatctctttatgtatgtacctttacctaaataaaaattattattattattatataattattattattattattatgtggagagctagtgtcaaaatttatgtttgtcctgcacaccgccccccatccagtgggcagcggtggataggttatcaCTTAGGTTatcacaatcacttagttactacctacagttaccaaactggggatatttggctaaaatttctggtagcagatcattttgaatgaaatattgacacatcgctggaacattggttatagaattgtctctaaattcacgtatcttttcgcactccatcacatagtgacggatggtgcgaataattttgttgtcacagtttacatttggtcatttctacatcagcagataatgagaattcccagagatacttgtaaccgagtctaagccgagcagcagtagcatctagaagtctgctgattttattggatgatccatagatgtgtggctcctcttgcatgatagtatgatgatagatggaattactggtgtcaatttcactttgtctcatctacaagatcttgttgaagttctcggtgtactgctgctctcagattgctcattgacaatccaaggttacactcaacggctcctttaaaggcagattctttggctaacctatcagctctatcatgcattcggagcccaacatgagatggagaccacatgaaatggactctgttaccatccataataattttgttgtatttgtgtctagcttcggacacaagcatgttacagttatgtcttaaagagttgagagcatttaaggatgataaggagtcacttacaattaatgtatcaagttttgagacttgtacacatttcagtgcaaggatcaaggcaaatagttcagtctgaagggtagaggcccagttgtttatacggactccccactcaaagtaaaggccatcgcccattgtcaggacaactgcacttccagctgcacccgtggtgctgtgtagggaaccatcagtgtatataatttgagagagagaatgctctgtggacagagcatcaatatggcttaaggcgttgagctttgcctcaagacgaagcttgggctgatctctaatttgcttcttgggtggaaagggagggattaaaactggaaagggtgtaacctcccacggtgcaggaaagtgccgttgttgtttctcttggtacaaatcatgaaccccatacattctgagttgagttccagtttttgttatccatttggaacaatgctgatcttcaataaagaaattctggagggcttctgtgcaaggattaggatgagttagcctaagcatttttataccaatttgacagttaatttcagtaacacgatcaacaacgctaagAATATTAAGttactttctcatattaagtatctttgtggtacgagggcacccaaggattatcctcaaggcttcgttctgcaatttttcaagctctccaagctttctttcaggcatcaaaacaagcagaggtgcagcataatccactaaagatctgatgtatgcaaagtacatcattttgacaattctgacattggcaccatagcctgagtgataacctgcaacagccttgagagctcggagcctctctttaaactgacgacagtctgaatacaacaggaccatacagtggcacctcaaggccaaggtatttgaatctgtttacatagtcaagctgggagccatcagacagttgcatcatgcgaacagctcctccctgcctgggtgggcgccgatttagtatctttgttttctctgctgagataattaaacctaggtcctgacatgagtctaatacagagttaagagtgttctgcgtgttagcatacccagtggtgtgtatcattatatcatcagcataacgaatgatgtggacgttgggtttgctcggtatagagtttaacagcgtgtttattaagatattaaataaggtaggactgaggacaccaccctgcggggtacctagttcaaagtctcttgttacactcctatgcccctggaaaaatacagatgacttcctggggccggattcaggaaggtacttacgaaggtttttcctcttagctaagaacgaattccttcttagcgccttcgtggcggctacgtccgtattcaaagagctaccctaagtggaaaaatcttcgtaagttcattccgggatttaagtgtggtttcgaccactcgtagctttacgtaaactggat
Coding sequences:
- the LOC138354808 gene encoding zinc finger protein 431-like produces the protein METHQCPECGKVFSCVGNMKKHMLVHSGDRPYECPECRKRFRRLGTMKIHMLVHSGDKPFECPDCGKRFNRLDKMKTHMLVHSGEKPHECPECGKIFNRHGYMKKHMLVHSGDNPYECPECGKRFTRLDYMKTHRMMHTGERPFECAGCGKQLRTRESIISHMLVHSGDEPYECPECGKRFTRLGYMKTHRMLHTGDKPYECPECGKRFKRLEYMKKHIVVHSGAKPHQCPECGKRFNHLVGLKTHRLVHTGERPYECAECGKKFRTRGAIIRHLFVHSGDKPYECPECGKRFNRLDSIKTHRMVHTQ